A window of Nocardia arthritidis genomic DNA:
CTCACTCAGTCGGCAACCCTCGAGGAGCTGATAGCCGGTGCCGAATCGGTGCCGGAACGCTCCCGCGGCGTGCTCCGGATCGGGCTGGCGAACTATTTCGCGGGGGCACTCATCTTGCCCTACACGCAATTTCGCGCCGCCGCGGAGACGTTGCGCTACGACATCGAGCTGCTTGCCGCGAAATTCGAGGTCGGCTTCGAGACCGTATGCCATCGCCTTTCGACGTTGCAGCGGCCGGGCGCGCGCGGGGTCCCGTTCTTCCTGGTGCGCACCGATCGGGCCGGGAACATCTCGAAACGTCAGTCGGCCACCGCATTTCACTTCTCCCGCGTCGGGGGAAGCTGTCCGCTGTGGGTGGTCTACGAGGCGTTCTCCACCCCCGGCCGCATCCGCACCCAGATCGCCAGGATGCCCGACGGCCGCAACTATCTGTGGCTGGCGCGCACCACTGGTGACAAGACGCCCGGATACCTTTCGCCCAAGCGGGATTTCGCGATCGGCCTAGGCTGCGACCTCGCCTATGCGGCCAAACTCGTTTATTCCCAAGGTTTGCCGATCGATGATCCCGGCACGGCCGTCCCGATCGGCGCGGGCTGCAAGGTTTGTGACCGACTCGATTGCGCCCAGCGCGCCTTCCCGCAACTCGGCAGGCGGATCGAGGTCGACGACAACAGGGCGCCTACCGTGCCTTACGCTCCGATGCCGCTGCGGTGACCGTGCGCCAGGCGAACCAGCGCGGAAATTCGGCAACGAGCTCGGGATCGCCTGCGACACAGCACTTTCCGCTGTGGATGGCCGCGTCGATGGTCGAGGCCCCGGCCACCAGCCGGTGCAGCTCGGCCGGTTCGATGGTGACCCAGATGTCGGTGTCGTAGCCGGGGTGCCGGTGGCAGGCGCTGGTCTCCTCGGGCGCGAGCACGAGCCACGCGAGCTCGTCGACCGCGTCGCGGATGATGAATTCGACGATCACGCGCCGGGCGGGCAGCCGGTCGCGGCGCACGTACTGCCGCAACCGCCACAGCGCCAGCGCGGTATCGAACTGCTCGCGTTGCGGTTCGCCGAAACACCAGCGGCGCGCCCAATCCCCGAGCTGCCACACCAGCGGTTCCAGCGCGGCTCCCGCGGGCGTGAGCCGATATTCGGGTCTGCCCTCGGCGTCGAGTTCGCGGGCGATCAGCCCGCCCGCGCACAGTCGGCGCAGCCGACCGGACAGCAGGGTCCGGCTGATACCTGGCAGGCCGCGATGGATGTCGTTGAACCGGCGCGAGCCGAGCAGCAGTTCGCGCACCAGCAGCAGGGTCCAGCGGTCGCCGATCGCCTCGGCGCCCATCGAGACCGGGCAGTATTCGATTCCTTGTGGCATGCGCACCCCAGTCCAGTTCTTGTACCGGCCATCGACGTTACTGCTTCGGCAAGCTGACCTCGACGAACCGGATCCGGCGAAGGATGTGCGAAACCATGACCGCAGCAGACCATTACGAGCGCCTGCTCGCCGAGCATTACACCTGGATGCTCGGCGGGGATGTCGAGGCCGTCGCGGCCGCGCAGGCCGAATTGCTCCGCCGCCTCGGACTCGGCGCGGAATCCGGTGCGACCGCTTTCGATCTCGGAAGTGGTTGCGGTCCACAGACTTTGGCGTTGGCCGAGCTGGGTTACACGGTGACGGCAGTCGATACCAGCGCCGCGCTGCTCGATGAGCTGACCGAACTCGCCGAGCGGCGCGGGATCGCGGCCGATATCCGTCCGGTGCACCGGGATATCCGCGGTACGCTGCCGGAGCTCGCGGCCGCGGGTTCGGTCGCGGCCGTCGTCTGCATGGGCGATACCCTGCCGCACCTACCCGAACGTGCCGATGTGCCGGAATTGATCGCGAATGTGGCCGAGGCGCTGCGACCCGGCGGCAGCTTCGTGGTGACCTACCGCGACCTGACCGCCGAACTCGACGGCGCGAACCGGTTCATTCCGGTCCGCGGTACCGCCGACCGGGTCCTGACCTGCTTCCTCGACTACGTCGACGAGGACACGGTCATGGTGCACGACCTGCTGCACACCCGAGACGGTGACGGCTGGCGGTTCGCGGCAGGCAGCTATCCCAAACTCCGGCTGTCGCCGCGCTGGTTGGCCGAGCAATGCCGCAAGGCCGGGCTGGACATCCGGCATGACGAGGTCGGCCCCGGCGGCATGCGGATCCTGCACGCGGTGTGCCGCAGGACACGTTGATCCTAATTAAATTAGGTTTTAACCTACTGCAAGTAGGAAGAAGGTTGTTCAGTAAGGAAACAGCGATGAGATCCGAGACCCTGCCCGTACCCGGCGCGACCATCTATTACGAGGTGCGCGGCAGCGGCCCGCTGCTGCTGATGCTGCCCGGCGGTGGCGGCGATGCCGGAGTTTTCGACGGAATGGCCGAGGTGCTCGCGCGACATTTCACCGTCGCGGCACTCGACCCGCGCGGCTATTCGCGCAGCGCCCTCGACCCCGGCAAGCCCGCCGACCAGCACGTGGTCGTCCAGAGCGATGACGCCTACCGGCTGCTCGAGCACCTGACCGATGAACCGGCCTTCGTCTTCGGCACCAGCAGCGGCGCCATCGTCGGACTCGACCTGCTGGCCCGACACCCCGATCGGGTGCGGCTGCTCGTCGCGCACGAACCGCCGAGTTTCGCCGTGCTGCCCGATGCCGCCGAACATCGGGCGATGGTCGACGAGGTCTACGCGTTGCTGCACAGCGAGGGTGTCGCCGCGGCGGGGGCGCGGTTCCTCGCCGGAATCGGGTCGGCCATGAAACCGGCGCCCGAGGTCGCGGAGCTATCGCCGCGCGCCGCCGAGATGTGGGCCAGGCTGGCGGCCAACGGGCCGCTCATGATCGAGCACGAGTTGCGCGAATTCACCTCCTACATACCGGATTGCCCGGCGCTGGCGGCCGTGTCCGGCCGGTTGGTGCTTGCGGTCGGCAGGGAGACCCGCGGCTGCCTGCCGTATCGCCCTGCGGCTGAAATCGCGCGCCGGACGGGTGCCGATCTCGTCGAGTTTCCCGGCGCGCACAACGGGATACGCACCGAGGCAACCGAATTCGCTCGGCAGCTGCTCCAGGTCCTGATGGTCGCCGCGGAGTGACCATCCCGGCGGTTCGATCGAAAACTACCGCGCCGCAGTGGATCCGGTCAGCCCGCCGGGCAGGTGACGTCATCGCCGGGCAGGGTGCCGTCGCGGAAGTAGTCGTCCACTATCCGCCGGGCACATGAGCTCTTGGGCGATACACCGTGCGTCACCACATCGGGCATGGTGATCAACCGCGATCCGGTCATCGCCCGGTGCAGGCCGACGCCGTCGCGGTAGGCGGTGCGCGGGTCGCCGGTGGCCTGCAAGATCAGCGCGGGCACCGAATTATGCACGGCCGTAGGCGCTTCCACCGGTGGAAGCCAGAACGCGCACGGGGTGA
This region includes:
- a CDS encoding alpha/beta fold hydrolase, which codes for MRSETLPVPGATIYYEVRGSGPLLLMLPGGGGDAGVFDGMAEVLARHFTVAALDPRGYSRSALDPGKPADQHVVVQSDDAYRLLEHLTDEPAFVFGTSSGAIVGLDLLARHPDRVRLLVAHEPPSFAVLPDAAEHRAMVDEVYALLHSEGVAAAGARFLAGIGSAMKPAPEVAELSPRAAEMWARLAANGPLMIEHELREFTSYIPDCPALAAVSGRLVLAVGRETRGCLPYRPAAEIARRTGADLVEFPGAHNGIRTEATEFARQLLQVLMVAAE
- a CDS encoding winged helix-turn-helix transcriptional regulator, which translates into the protein MPQGIEYCPVSMGAEAIGDRWTLLLVRELLLGSRRFNDIHRGLPGISRTLLSGRLRRLCAGGLIARELDAEGRPEYRLTPAGAALEPLVWQLGDWARRWCFGEPQREQFDTALALWRLRQYVRRDRLPARRVIVEFIIRDAVDELAWLVLAPEETSACHRHPGYDTDIWVTIEPAELHRLVAGASTIDAAIHSGKCCVAGDPELVAEFPRWFAWRTVTAAASERKAR
- a CDS encoding short-chain fatty acyl-CoA regulator family protein — encoded protein: MQKMYAGGRLRALREQRGLSQSALAKTLGISVSYVNQLEHDQRPLTVQVLLRLNAGFDLDMGFFAADTDARLIADLHDVFAEEPDGADITTAEIDDLVARVPAAGRILVGLHRRLRGATEQLERVSAGIDSDAADSTIARPYEDVQDYFYDRRNHIAQLDTAAEELFAGNGLTLGGLDLQLSRILREQHQIAVVIRTDDPHAPGPKRLYDPEARVLTLARRLSPGQRAFQLATQLAFLTQSATLEELIAGAESVPERSRGVLRIGLANYFAGALILPYTQFRAAAETLRYDIELLAAKFEVGFETVCHRLSTLQRPGARGVPFFLVRTDRAGNISKRQSATAFHFSRVGGSCPLWVVYEAFSTPGRIRTQIARMPDGRNYLWLARTTGDKTPGYLSPKRDFAIGLGCDLAYAAKLVYSQGLPIDDPGTAVPIGAGCKVCDRLDCAQRAFPQLGRRIEVDDNRAPTVPYAPMPLR
- a CDS encoding class I SAM-dependent methyltransferase, translated to MTAADHYERLLAEHYTWMLGGDVEAVAAAQAELLRRLGLGAESGATAFDLGSGCGPQTLALAELGYTVTAVDTSAALLDELTELAERRGIAADIRPVHRDIRGTLPELAAAGSVAAVVCMGDTLPHLPERADVPELIANVAEALRPGGSFVVTYRDLTAELDGANRFIPVRGTADRVLTCFLDYVDEDTVMVHDLLHTRDGDGWRFAAGSYPKLRLSPRWLAEQCRKAGLDIRHDEVGPGGMRILHAVCRRTR